In a single window of the Mesorhizobium shangrilense genome:
- a CDS encoding type II toxin-antitoxin system VapC family toxin: MLVLDASVLVKLFRDEEDSGIARCLVNTSAECGISTIAPSIVMLETLSVALHYEVAFDVFLEMVGAMRQVGFRLVEPTAADWKKAEMIATTTTGGSRPPSLQDSLYHALALSRRRTLVTADQKYFHKAQRLGSILMLRDWERAAPTPPPS, from the coding sequence TTGCTGGTTCTGGACGCATCCGTTCTGGTGAAGCTGTTTCGCGACGAGGAGGACAGCGGGATTGCCCGATGCCTCGTCAACACCTCTGCAGAATGCGGCATTTCCACTATCGCACCGTCAATCGTGATGCTGGAGACCCTCTCGGTTGCCCTCCACTACGAAGTGGCGTTCGACGTCTTCCTCGAGATGGTCGGCGCTATGCGGCAGGTCGGATTTCGTCTCGTGGAGCCGACCGCGGCGGACTGGAAGAAGGCCGAGATGATCGCGACGACCACGACCGGCGGTTCGCGTCCCCCTTCGCTCCAGGACAGCCTCTACCACGCGCTGGCTTTGAGCCGGCGCAGGACGCTCGTCACAGCCGACCAAAAATACTTCCACAAGGCGCAGCGCCTTGGGAGCATTCTGATGCTCCGCGATTGGGAAAGGGCCGCCCCTACTCCGCCGCCTTCGTAA
- a CDS encoding amidohydrolase, translating into MHLSNSDIAELTAWRRRLHQMPEISGEEAETAAAVVRFIADTNPEKVLTGLGGHGVAVVYDGREPGPTVLLRSELDALPIEEISDLPHRSLVPGKSHMCGHEGHTTILAAVARQLGRQRPAKGRVVLMFQPAEETGAGAAGVVADPRYDEIAPDFAFSLHNLPGVPLGHVRLKAGVVNCASRGMRVVLTGKTAHSSLPHTGVSPMPAVSKLMPMLAGLGGGDFSSDDFAMATVTHATMGEPVFGIAPGRAEVWATLRTRQDERMADLVAAAEGMARDAAAEFGLACSIDYHEIFVASLNAPEAVDHLRAALDAEGVPHDESGLPMVASEDFGTFGHGAKSAMFFLGAGERHPALHNPDYDFPDDLIPIGAKVFLRVVRNMLG; encoded by the coding sequence ATGCACCTATCGAACAGCGACATCGCGGAATTGACCGCGTGGCGGCGTCGGCTCCACCAGATGCCGGAAATCTCCGGCGAGGAAGCAGAGACGGCCGCGGCGGTCGTACGTTTCATCGCCGACACCAACCCGGAAAAAGTCCTCACCGGTTTGGGCGGACACGGCGTCGCCGTCGTCTATGACGGACGCGAGCCCGGACCGACCGTGCTCCTGCGCTCCGAACTTGACGCGCTGCCCATCGAGGAGATCTCCGACCTTCCGCATCGCAGCCTCGTGCCCGGCAAGTCGCATATGTGCGGGCATGAGGGCCACACGACCATCCTTGCGGCCGTGGCGAGGCAGCTTGGCCGGCAGCGTCCGGCGAAAGGGCGCGTCGTCCTGATGTTCCAGCCGGCCGAGGAAACGGGAGCGGGCGCCGCCGGCGTGGTCGCCGACCCGCGCTATGACGAAATCGCGCCCGACTTCGCCTTCTCGCTGCATAACCTTCCCGGCGTGCCGCTGGGCCACGTTCGGCTGAAGGCGGGCGTCGTGAACTGCGCTTCCCGCGGCATGAGGGTCGTGCTCACCGGAAAGACGGCCCACTCGTCCCTGCCGCATACCGGCGTCTCGCCCATGCCCGCCGTCAGCAAGCTCATGCCCATGCTTGCGGGCCTCGGGGGCGGCGATTTTTCGTCGGACGATTTCGCCATGGCGACCGTCACCCACGCGACCATGGGCGAACCCGTGTTCGGCATCGCCCCCGGTCGCGCCGAAGTGTGGGCGACGCTCAGGACGCGTCAGGACGAGCGCATGGCAGACCTCGTCGCCGCCGCGGAGGGCATGGCGCGCGATGCGGCCGCGGAATTCGGCCTTGCCTGCTCCATCGACTATCACGAGATCTTCGTCGCCAGCCTGAACGCCCCCGAGGCCGTCGACCACCTGCGGGCAGCACTCGACGCCGAAGGCGTGCCCCACGACGAGAGCGGATTGCCGATGGTCGCATCCGAGGACTTTGGCACGTTCGGACACGGGGCGAAGTCGGCGATGTTCTTCCTCGGCGCCGGCGAACGGCACCCTGCGCTTCACAATCCCGACTACGATTTTCCCGACGACCTCATCCCGATCGGGGCCAAGGTGTTCCTGCGCGTCGTGCGGAACATGCTGGGATAG
- a CDS encoding FAD-binding dehydrogenase produces MAEHADAIIVGGGLAGLVAAAELGDAGKRVILLEQEGQNALGGQAFWSLGGLFLVDSPEQRRMRIRDSRELALQDWMGSAQFDRAEDFWPRKVAEAYVDFAAGEMRGWLHSMGMRWFPVVGWAERGGGLATGHGNSVPRFHLIWGTGPGVLEPFIRRVRAHVEAGRIVLKFRHRASRLIKTNGAVTGVTGEVLEPTTVERGQQSSRTVAGEFEFWADAVLVTSGGIGGDHELVRRNWPVERLGPAPKRMISGVPHHVDGRMIGIAEQAGAAIINADRMWHYTEGVENWSPIWPNHGIRILPGPSSLWFDALGRRLEPPFMPGFDTLGTLKRILSTGHDYSWFILTHAIIRKEFALSGSEQNPDMTSKSWLAVLKSRRGAGAPPPVRAFMEKGPDFIVRSDLGELVAEMNRLAGNDLLDPSAIRAQIEARDREIANPFSKDAQVTAIRGARSYLGDRLVRTAKPHRILDPANGPLIAVRLNILTRKTLGGLHTNLDGQVLDAAGEPVPGLYAAGEVAGFGGGGYHGYNALEGTFLGGCIFSGRNAGRKAAK; encoded by the coding sequence TTGGCCGAACATGCGGACGCCATCATCGTCGGCGGCGGGCTTGCGGGCCTCGTCGCCGCGGCAGAGCTCGGCGACGCCGGCAAGCGCGTCATCCTGCTCGAACAGGAGGGCCAGAACGCGCTCGGCGGGCAGGCATTCTGGTCGCTCGGCGGCCTCTTCCTCGTCGACAGCCCCGAGCAGCGCCGCATGCGCATCCGGGACAGTCGCGAACTGGCCCTGCAGGATTGGATGGGTTCGGCGCAGTTCGACCGCGCCGAGGATTTCTGGCCGCGCAAAGTTGCCGAGGCCTATGTCGACTTCGCCGCCGGCGAGATGCGCGGCTGGCTCCACTCCATGGGCATGCGCTGGTTCCCGGTCGTCGGCTGGGCCGAGCGTGGCGGCGGGCTGGCGACCGGCCACGGCAACTCGGTCCCTCGCTTCCACCTGATCTGGGGCACCGGTCCCGGCGTGCTCGAGCCGTTCATCCGGCGTGTCCGCGCCCATGTCGAAGCCGGCCGCATCGTGCTCAAATTCCGGCACCGGGCGAGCCGGCTCATCAAGACCAACGGCGCCGTCACCGGCGTCACCGGCGAGGTCCTTGAGCCGACGACCGTCGAGCGCGGACAGCAGTCGAGCCGCACCGTGGCCGGCGAGTTCGAGTTCTGGGCAGACGCCGTGCTCGTCACCTCCGGCGGCATCGGCGGCGATCACGAACTGGTGCGCAGGAACTGGCCGGTGGAGCGGCTTGGCCCGGCCCCGAAGCGGATGATTTCCGGCGTGCCCCATCATGTCGACGGCCGCATGATCGGCATCGCCGAGCAGGCCGGCGCCGCGATCATCAATGCCGACCGCATGTGGCACTACACGGAGGGCGTCGAGAACTGGTCGCCGATCTGGCCGAACCACGGCATCCGCATCCTGCCCGGCCCCTCGTCGCTCTGGTTCGATGCGCTGGGAAGGCGGCTCGAGCCGCCCTTCATGCCCGGCTTCGACACGCTCGGCACGCTGAAGCGCATCCTGTCGACCGGCCACGACTATTCCTGGTTCATCCTCACCCACGCCATCATCAGGAAGGAGTTCGCGCTGTCAGGCTCCGAGCAGAACCCGGACATGACCTCGAAGAGCTGGCTCGCCGTGCTGAAGAGCCGCCGCGGGGCCGGCGCGCCCCCGCCCGTTCGCGCCTTCATGGAGAAAGGCCCGGACTTCATCGTCCGGTCCGACCTCGGCGAACTCGTCGCGGAAATGAACAGGCTCGCCGGCAACGACCTGCTCGATCCGTCCGCCATTCGCGCGCAGATCGAGGCGCGGGACCGAGAGATCGCAAATCCGTTCTCCAAGGATGCCCAGGTGACCGCGATCCGCGGGGCTCGCTCCTACCTCGGCGACCGCCTCGTGCGTACGGCCAAGCCGCACCGCATCCTCGATCCCGCCAACGGCCCGCTGATCGCCGTGCGTCTCAACATCCTCACCCGCAAGACGCTTGGCGGTCTCCACACCAATCTCGACGGCCAGGTTCTCGATGCAGCGGGTGAGCCAGTGCCTGGCCTTTACGCCGCTGGCGAAGTCGCGGGCTTTGGCGGCGGCGGCTATCACGGCTACAATGCACTGGAAGGCACTTTTCTCGGCGGCTGCATCTTTTCCGGCCGCAATGCAGGACGAAAGGCAGCGAAGTAA
- a CDS encoding 2-dehydropantoate 2-reductase: protein MEKAPLIAVFGAGSIGCYVGGRLAAAGARVRFIGRERMAKQVATEGLRLTDHLGADRRVPPGEVDYRTDPAALGDADLVLVTVKAGDTEAAAASVARYAPGKALVVSFQNGIGNEEILRRALPGRTVLGGMVPFNVVQLPGSTFKQASGGALDVEKSDALAPFLAAFEAAGLPLHQHAEFRPIQWGKLLLNLNNAISGLSALPLREELSQRAYRRCLALAQREALAAMKAAGIRPAKLTPLPPSLVPWLLELPDWLFLRLASNMLAIDPAARSSMIDALDSGRRTDVDWLNGEIVRLAERNGVPASVNRRLVELIHESVAGPRRRWSGDDLLRELRAAR, encoded by the coding sequence ATGGAAAAGGCGCCGCTCATCGCCGTCTTCGGCGCCGGCAGCATCGGCTGCTATGTCGGCGGCCGACTCGCCGCTGCCGGAGCGCGGGTGCGCTTCATCGGGCGCGAGCGCATGGCGAAGCAGGTCGCCACGGAAGGCCTGCGCCTCACGGACCATCTGGGCGCCGACCGGCGCGTGCCGCCAGGCGAGGTCGATTACCGCACCGACCCCGCCGCACTGGGCGACGCCGACCTCGTCCTGGTCACGGTCAAGGCCGGCGACACGGAAGCGGCGGCAGCTTCGGTCGCACGATACGCGCCGGGCAAGGCCCTCGTCGTCAGCTTCCAGAACGGCATCGGCAACGAGGAGATCCTGCGCAGGGCCCTCCCTGGCCGCACCGTGCTCGGCGGCATGGTGCCGTTCAACGTCGTCCAGCTTCCCGGCTCCACGTTCAAGCAGGCGAGCGGCGGCGCGCTGGACGTGGAAAAGAGCGACGCCCTCGCTCCGTTCCTTGCAGCCTTCGAAGCCGCTGGCCTGCCTCTCCACCAGCACGCCGAGTTCCGCCCGATCCAGTGGGGCAAGCTCCTGCTCAACCTCAACAATGCCATCAGCGGCCTCTCCGCCCTCCCCTTGCGCGAGGAGCTGTCGCAGCGCGCCTATCGGCGGTGCCTGGCGTTGGCGCAGCGCGAGGCGCTGGCGGCAATGAAGGCAGCCGGCATCCGCCCCGCCAAACTCACCCCGCTGCCGCCTTCCTTGGTGCCCTGGCTTCTGGAATTGCCTGACTGGCTGTTCCTGCGGCTGGCCAGCAACATGCTGGCGATCGACCCTGCCGCCCGCTCCTCCATGATCGATGCGCTCGACAGCGGCCGCAGGACCGACGTCGACTGGCTGAACGGCGAGATCGTGCGCCTGGCGGAACGGAACGGAGTGCCGGCCTCCGTCAACCGTCGGCTGGTCGAGCTCATCCACGAATCCGTCGCCGGCCCGCGCCGGCGCTGGAGCGGCGATGACCTTCTGCGGGAATTGCGCGCCGCCCGCTAG
- a CDS encoding carboxypeptidase M32: MSFQKLDELCRKLEALEHALSILGADEATHMAVGGGEKRAEAMAVLAGMHHRQATAPEIADWIEAARGEALDDEQSAALREFERQYVNMTCLPSEFVECQTNARMRCEQLWRELRSKRDWRGFLPALDGVVALVREEADLRAEKLGLNPYDALMEQYDPGNRAADIAPVFDKLKAFLKDFVPLALAVQEERQAKRPLRSLSGQYPVERQRALGLAMMEAVGFDVGHGSLSVSHHPFCGGVPTDVRITTRYRTTEFLSSLMGVLHETGHALYEQNLPQKRAHWPLGRARGMAVHESQSLFVEKQLGRNPAFWRWALPMVETHLGEAWSLEDILPHVHRVARGLIRVDADEVTYPLHVILRFELERELISGSMTTTDIPEAWDAKMKEYLTLTTIDNPADGPMQDVHWPGAAFGYFPSYTLGAMMAAQQWAALARHHPGVNDEIAEGRFETVNDWRRERIWSQGSRWSTPELMERATGEPLNATYFMEHLKARYGAL; this comes from the coding sequence ATGTCCTTCCAGAAACTCGACGAACTTTGCCGCAAGCTCGAAGCGCTGGAGCATGCCCTCTCAATCCTCGGCGCCGACGAGGCGACCCACATGGCTGTCGGCGGCGGCGAGAAGCGCGCCGAGGCGATGGCCGTGCTGGCCGGGATGCACCACCGCCAGGCCACTGCACCCGAGATCGCCGACTGGATCGAGGCTGCCCGCGGCGAAGCGCTTGACGACGAGCAGTCCGCCGCGCTGCGCGAGTTCGAGCGCCAGTACGTCAACATGACCTGCCTGCCGTCCGAGTTCGTCGAGTGCCAGACCAACGCGCGCATGCGCTGCGAGCAGCTTTGGCGCGAGCTTCGGTCGAAGCGCGACTGGAGAGGCTTCCTGCCGGCGCTGGACGGCGTCGTCGCGCTGGTTCGCGAGGAAGCCGACCTCAGGGCCGAGAAGCTCGGCCTCAATCCCTACGACGCCCTCATGGAACAGTACGATCCGGGCAACCGCGCAGCCGACATCGCACCGGTCTTCGACAAGTTGAAGGCCTTCCTGAAGGATTTTGTGCCGCTTGCGCTTGCCGTGCAGGAGGAGCGCCAGGCGAAGCGGCCCTTGCGGTCACTTTCCGGCCAGTATCCCGTCGAGCGTCAGCGTGCGCTCGGCCTTGCGATGATGGAAGCGGTCGGCTTCGACGTCGGCCACGGCAGCCTGTCCGTGTCGCACCATCCGTTCTGCGGCGGCGTGCCGACCGACGTGCGCATCACCACCCGCTACCGCACCACGGAGTTCCTTTCCTCCCTCATGGGCGTGCTCCACGAGACCGGCCATGCGCTCTATGAACAGAACCTGCCGCAGAAACGGGCTCACTGGCCGCTCGGCCGTGCGCGCGGCATGGCCGTGCACGAGAGCCAGAGCCTGTTCGTCGAGAAGCAGCTCGGTCGCAATCCGGCCTTCTGGCGCTGGGCGCTCCCCATGGTCGAGACGCATCTCGGCGAGGCCTGGAGCCTCGAGGACATCCTTCCGCACGTGCATCGCGTCGCACGCGGGCTCATCCGTGTCGACGCGGACGAGGTGACCTATCCGCTGCACGTCATCCTGCGCTTCGAGCTGGAGCGTGAGCTGATCTCCGGCAGCATGACGACGACCGACATCCCCGAAGCGTGGGACGCCAAGATGAAGGAATATCTGACGCTCACCACCATCGACAACCCGGCCGACGGGCCGATGCAGGACGTGCACTGGCCGGGCGCGGCTTTTGGCTACTTCCCCTCCTACACGCTGGGCGCGATGATGGCGGCCCAGCAGTGGGCCGCGCTTGCGAGACATCACCCCGGCGTCAACGACGAGATCGCCGAAGGCAGGTTCGAAACCGTCAACGACTGGCGGCGCGAAAGGATCTGGTCGCAGGGCTCTCGCTGGTCCACCCCTGAGCTGATGGAGCGGGCGACCGGCGAGCCGCTAAACGCGACCTATTTCATGGAGCATCTGAAGGCCCGGTACGGCGCGCTCTGA
- the msrB gene encoding peptide-methionine (R)-S-oxide reductase MsrB: MLSRRYFLLGATGSAALASVLLMRSSPGRATGVFAVAHTDDEWRKLLTPEQYSVLRQGGTEYPFTSPLNSEHRKGVFACAGCTLELFSSDTKFDSGTGWPSFWAPLHGAIGTEQDTSFGMVRNAVHCSRCGGHLGHVFDDGPKPTGLRYCINGVAMTFKAAAA; the protein is encoded by the coding sequence ATGCTCAGCCGACGATACTTCCTGCTTGGCGCCACCGGCAGTGCGGCGCTGGCGTCCGTATTGCTCATGCGTTCGTCGCCCGGCCGGGCCACCGGCGTATTCGCCGTAGCGCACACGGACGACGAGTGGAGAAAGCTGCTGACACCGGAACAGTATTCGGTGCTCCGCCAGGGAGGCACGGAGTATCCGTTCACCAGCCCGCTCAATTCCGAGCATCGAAAGGGCGTATTCGCCTGCGCAGGATGTACGCTTGAACTCTTCTCGTCGGACACCAAGTTCGACAGCGGCACCGGCTGGCCGAGCTTCTGGGCACCGCTGCACGGGGCGATCGGCACCGAACAGGACACGTCCTTCGGAATGGTTCGCAATGCTGTGCATTGCAGCCGCTGCGGCGGACATCTTGGCCACGTCTTCGATGACGGGCCAAAGCCCACCGGACTCAGATACTGCATCAACGGCGTTGCGATGACGTTCAAGGCCGCGGCCGCGTGA
- the msrA gene encoding peptide-methionine (S)-S-oxide reductase MsrA, whose amino-acid sequence MSFLLRKVRPAHGAWATIIAIGMLAFGASTAMTEEGIAIPAPSLDEPASQSATETAVLAGGCFWGVQGVFQRVRGVENAVSGYAGGAQQTAVYEIVGSGATGHAEAVKISYDPQKISYGKLLQVYFSVAHDPTQLNRQGPDKGTQYRSTIFAQNAAQAKIAEAYIAQLEKAKTFKMPIVTTIESGKAFYAAEDYHQDFLTLHPDYPYIVYVDLPKVENLKRLFPKHYSDDPALVSEASASN is encoded by the coding sequence ATGAGCTTCCTGCTTCGCAAAGTTCGGCCTGCCCACGGGGCGTGGGCCACCATCATCGCGATAGGCATGCTGGCCTTCGGCGCGTCGACCGCAATGACCGAGGAAGGCATAGCCATCCCTGCGCCCAGCCTGGACGAGCCGGCAAGCCAAAGTGCGACGGAGACCGCCGTATTGGCCGGCGGGTGTTTCTGGGGCGTGCAGGGTGTCTTCCAACGCGTGCGCGGCGTGGAGAACGCAGTCTCCGGTTATGCCGGCGGTGCGCAGCAAACTGCCGTCTACGAAATCGTCGGCAGCGGCGCGACTGGTCACGCGGAGGCGGTCAAAATCAGCTACGATCCTCAGAAGATCAGCTACGGCAAGCTGCTGCAGGTCTATTTTTCGGTCGCTCACGATCCGACCCAGCTGAACCGCCAAGGTCCGGACAAAGGCACACAGTACCGCTCGACGATCTTCGCGCAGAACGCCGCGCAGGCGAAGATCGCGGAGGCGTATATCGCCCAACTCGAGAAGGCAAAGACGTTCAAGATGCCGATCGTGACGACGATCGAATCGGGAAAGGCGTTCTATGCCGCCGAGGACTATCATCAGGATTTCCTGACGCTGCACCCGGACTATCCGTACATCGTCTATGTCGATCTACCGAAGGTGGAGAACCTGAAGCGGCTGTTCCCGAAGCACTACAGTGACGACCCGGCACTGGTGTCGGAAGCGAGCGCCTCGAACTGA
- a CDS encoding peptidoglycan -binding protein has protein sequence MALARGRRSQRSIDYWPGFVDALSTLLLAIMFLLSVFVLAQFLLSREISGKDEVLTRLNSQINELTQLLALERTNTQDVQDQLANLQASLSEAESEKSRLEQLLSRGAGASDEASQRIGSLTGELDSERQISQRALSQVELLNQQIAALRKQIGALESALEVSEERDRESNTKIADLGRRLNVALAQRVQELNRYRSDFFGRLREILSDRENIRIVGDRFVFQSEVLFPVGSEQINEAGQQEMKKLAAAIIELQREIPPEINWVLRVDGHTDNRPLSGSGRYRDNWELSSARATSVVKFLIANGVPANRLVAAGFGEHQPLDATDTDEARNKNRRIELKLTER, from the coding sequence ATGGCGCTAGCCAGGGGACGGCGCTCCCAGCGTTCCATCGACTACTGGCCGGGCTTCGTCGACGCGCTGTCGACCTTGCTGCTCGCCATCATGTTCCTGCTGTCGGTCTTCGTGCTGGCGCAGTTCCTGCTCAGCCGCGAGATCTCCGGCAAGGACGAGGTGCTGACGCGCCTCAACTCGCAGATCAACGAACTGACGCAGTTGCTCGCGCTGGAGCGCACCAACACCCAGGACGTCCAGGACCAGCTCGCCAACCTGCAGGCGTCCCTCAGCGAGGCCGAATCCGAGAAGTCCCGGCTCGAGCAACTGCTCTCGCGCGGGGCCGGCGCCAGCGACGAGGCCAGCCAGCGCATCGGCTCATTGACCGGCGAACTGGACAGCGAGCGCCAGATCAGCCAGCGGGCGCTGTCGCAGGTCGAGCTCCTGAACCAGCAGATCGCCGCGCTGCGCAAGCAGATCGGGGCCCTTGAATCCGCCCTCGAGGTTTCCGAGGAGCGCGACCGCGAATCGAACACCAAGATCGCCGATCTCGGCCGCCGCCTGAACGTGGCGCTGGCTCAGCGTGTGCAGGAGCTCAACCGCTATCGCTCGGACTTCTTCGGCCGCCTGCGCGAAATCCTGTCCGACCGCGAGAACATCCGCATCGTCGGCGACCGTTTTGTCTTCCAGTCGGAAGTGCTTTTTCCCGTCGGCTCCGAGCAGATCAACGAGGCGGGGCAGCAGGAGATGAAGAAGCTCGCCGCAGCCATCATCGAGCTGCAGCGCGAGATCCCGCCGGAGATCAACTGGGTCCTGCGCGTCGACGGCCACACGGACAACCGCCCCCTCTCCGGCTCCGGCCGCTACCGCGACAACTGGGAGCTCTCGTCCGCCCGCGCAACGTCCGTGGTAAAATTCCTGATCGCCAACGGCGTGCCGGCCAACCGTCTGGTCGCCGCAGGCTTCGGCGAGCACCAGCCGCTCGACGCGACCGACACCGACGAGGCCCGCAACAAGAACCGCCGCATCGAGCTGAAGCTGACAGAGCGCTAG
- a CDS encoding MotA/TolQ/ExbB proton channel family protein, translating to MAVVAGSGPEMTAEEQIYDPGKLSSPQFFLLSMLIFLAIAGFIAAILYRQISAAFVTNPGLNGIILGVLAVGILLAFAQVVRLFREIRWVNSFRAGTQSAEPVLLAPMKALLSRASATSLSTNATRTILDSIANRLDETRDITRYLVGLLVFLGLLGTFWGLLQTIGSIGDTIQSLDPGSGDANDVLNSLKSGLSAPLSGMGTAFSSSLFGLAGSLVVGFLDLQAGRAQTRFYTELENWLSSLTDLSSDMLMVDPSKAQSAEEIRILSERLHSLQETGGSNPRVATAMANLADGISGLVKNMRNEQQLMRDWVEAQAEEQKAMRSTLDRLTEALKQRERS from the coding sequence ATGGCAGTGGTGGCAGGTTCCGGACCGGAGATGACGGCCGAGGAACAGATCTATGATCCCGGCAAGCTTTCCAGCCCGCAGTTTTTCCTGCTGTCGATGCTGATCTTCCTGGCCATCGCCGGCTTCATCGCCGCAATCCTCTACAGGCAGATTTCCGCGGCTTTCGTCACCAATCCGGGCCTCAACGGCATAATTCTCGGCGTTCTGGCGGTCGGCATCCTGCTCGCATTTGCGCAGGTGGTCCGGCTCTTCCGCGAGATACGCTGGGTCAACTCCTTCCGGGCTGGCACGCAATCCGCAGAACCCGTGCTGCTGGCGCCCATGAAGGCGCTGCTCAGCCGCGCCTCGGCCACCTCCCTTTCGACGAACGCGACGCGCACCATCCTCGATTCGATTGCGAATCGCCTGGACGAAACACGCGACATCACGCGCTATCTCGTCGGGCTGCTCGTTTTCCTCGGCCTGCTCGGCACCTTCTGGGGCCTGTTGCAGACGATCGGCTCGATCGGCGACACGATCCAGTCTCTCGATCCCGGCTCAGGCGACGCCAACGACGTCCTGAACAGCCTGAAATCAGGGCTCTCGGCGCCGCTCTCGGGCATGGGCACGGCATTCTCGTCGTCGCTGTTCGGCCTCGCCGGCTCGCTGGTGGTGGGCTTCCTCGACCTGCAGGCCGGGCGCGCGCAGACGCGCTTCTATACCGAACTCGAGAACTGGCTTTCCTCGCTCACGGACCTCTCCTCCGACATGCTGATGGTCGACCCTTCCAAGGCGCAGTCGGCGGAGGAGATCCGCATCCTTTCGGAGCGCCTGCACAGCCTGCAGGAGACCGGCGGCTCCAATCCGCGGGTCGCGACCGCCATGGCCAATCTCGCCGACGGCATCTCGGGCTTGGTGAAGAACATGCGCAACGAGCAGCAGCTGATGCGCGATTGGGTCGAGGCCCAGGCTGAGGAGCAGAAGGCGATGCGCTCGACGCTGGACAGGCTGACCGAGGCCTTGAAGCAACGCGAGCGCTCCTGA
- the trhA gene encoding PAQR family membrane homeostasis protein TrhA encodes MPGTKQHSDLSAPYFGRYSYSRAELIADGVVHAVGIVLAIAAGSAFLAVAAFHTATGEYVAAVFYVVSLLTVLSISCAYNLWPPTPAKWILRRFDHAAIYALIAGTYTPFLAQLDDRRTAATLLALVWGAAAVGIATKLFLPGRFDRLSIVFYLGIGWSGAAIFATLLSSLPATTLWLILAGGVVYSCGVIFFIWQNLKFQTALWHGFVVTGAGLHLAAVIDCMVIDRL; translated from the coding sequence ATGCCGGGGACGAAGCAACATAGCGATCTGTCCGCCCCCTATTTCGGGCGATATTCCTACTCGCGCGCCGAACTCATTGCAGATGGCGTCGTTCATGCGGTCGGCATCGTGCTGGCGATCGCGGCCGGTTCGGCATTTCTTGCCGTTGCGGCCTTCCACACCGCCACCGGCGAGTATGTGGCGGCCGTCTTCTATGTGGTCTCGCTGCTCACCGTGCTTTCGATCTCCTGCGCCTACAATCTCTGGCCGCCGACGCCGGCGAAATGGATCCTGCGCCGTTTCGACCATGCCGCCATCTACGCGCTGATCGCCGGCACCTACACGCCGTTCCTGGCGCAGCTCGACGACCGGCGCACCGCCGCGACCCTGCTCGCGCTCGTCTGGGGAGCAGCCGCCGTGGGCATCGCGACAAAGCTCTTCCTGCCGGGTCGCTTCGACCGGCTGTCGATCGTGTTCTATCTGGGCATCGGCTGGAGCGGCGCCGCCATCTTCGCCACGCTGCTGTCCAGCCTGCCCGCGACCACTCTCTGGCTGATCCTCGCGGGCGGCGTGGTCTATTCGTGCGGCGTGATTTTCTTCATCTGGCAGAATCTGAAGTTCCAGACGGCTCTGTGGCACGGCTTTGTCGTCACCGGCGCGGGGCTGCATCTGGCCGCCGTCATCGACTGCATGGTGATCGACCGGCTTTGA
- a CDS encoding inositol monophosphatase family protein → MAYSALMKVMVDAARKAGRSLSRDFGEVQNLQVSLKGPGDYVSQADRKAEEILYNELSRARPGYSFLMEERGPVEGDDGQHRWLIDPLDGTTNFLHGIPIFSISIALERQGQLVAGVVYNPAMDELFTAERGGGAFLNDRRLRVAARSKLTDAVVGTGVPHLGRPNHGKFLIELRNVMGEVAGVRRLGSVALDLAYVAAGRMDGFWEAALNPWDLGAGILLVREAGGFVSDMEGGQKMLDHGSIVAGNEAIHGVLLKTLKKPLPAR, encoded by the coding sequence ATGGCTTACTCCGCACTTATGAAGGTCATGGTCGATGCGGCTCGCAAGGCGGGCCGCTCGCTGTCGCGCGATTTCGGCGAGGTGCAGAACCTCCAGGTCTCGCTCAAGGGGCCGGGCGACTATGTCAGCCAGGCCGACCGCAAGGCCGAAGAGATCCTCTACAACGAGCTCAGCCGGGCGCGACCTGGCTATTCCTTCCTCATGGAGGAACGCGGGCCTGTCGAAGGCGATGACGGCCAGCACCGCTGGCTGATCGACCCGCTCGACGGCACCACCAACTTCCTCCACGGCATCCCGATCTTCTCGATCTCGATCGCACTGGAGCGGCAGGGCCAGCTCGTCGCCGGCGTCGTTTACAATCCGGCCATGGACGAGCTCTTCACTGCCGAGCGCGGCGGCGGCGCCTTCCTGAATGACCGGCGTCTCCGGGTTGCGGCGCGCTCCAAGCTGACCGATGCGGTGGTTGGCACCGGCGTCCCTCATCTCGGCCGTCCGAACCATGGCAAGTTCCTGATCGAATTGCGCAATGTCATGGGCGAAGTGGCTGGCGTCCGCCGTCTCGGCTCCGTCGCGCTCGATCTTGCCTATGTGGCCGCGGGACGCATGGACGGCTTCTGGGAAGCCGCGCTGAACCCCTGGGATCTCGGCGCCGGCATTCTGCTGGTGCGCGAGGCCGGCGGCTTCGTCTCCGACATGGAGGGCGGCCAGAAGATGCTCGACCACGGCTCGATCGTCGCCGGCAACGAGGCCATCCACGGCGTGCTTCTCAAGACGCTGAAGAAGCCCCTGCCCGCCCGCTGA